A DNA window from Actinokineospora baliensis contains the following coding sequences:
- a CDS encoding trypsin-like serine protease yields the protein MDADPVTAPDLEKTMLRSKRSVRIGAVAVGVAVSALAVVAVASAAPANAKAATFEGDTPVPAPDATAQIYKGVNATLSDYPAVIGALREGGSRPKGQSCTGSVVGKRSILVAAHCYDLAGTKTFLYGLDDLSVGTGTTLTVKSYEKHPKYVNFDQGYDVAVVTTNEDIPLSQDKWAKFATSADAGNVWKVGDSALSIGYGKKTHDDVPADVSLDKQNFPIVNGDSVCQGVGAGFKSAYMICAGYPDGRSTILPGDSGGPLVVNGRLVGVASWSRSDFKWYGIWARLDNEMGDWVKEKVGSTTPPTTEFGVAVNPSSVRVNAGSSGSVAVNTTAGSTPEDVALSVTGQPSGVEAVFQPTSIKTGEGAKLSLSVASGTPDGTHTLTVTGKTASGTKQANLTLTIGQGGPGGEFGLGVSPAALKVDPGKNASTNITSTVGGGGAVTVSLSASGLPSGAEAVFQPTSITSGQTGKLTVTTTSSTPKGEYRVTITGTSGSVSKQATLTLTVGDGGQEPPTGGLTVTLSPSSGTVAKGGAAFPQIRVTGGTGQVTLSTSGVPSGVTAQLVPATISGSQTSMLFLTASFSAAPGTYTIKVTATGGGKTGSANYTLTVR from the coding sequence GTGGACGCTGACCCCGTGACCGCGCCTGACCTGGAGAAGACGATGTTGAGATCCAAGCGTTCCGTGCGCATCGGCGCGGTCGCTGTCGGTGTCGCGGTCAGCGCGCTCGCGGTCGTCGCGGTCGCCAGCGCCGCCCCCGCCAACGCCAAGGCGGCCACCTTCGAGGGCGACACCCCGGTGCCCGCCCCCGACGCCACCGCCCAGATCTACAAGGGCGTCAACGCGACCCTGTCGGACTACCCGGCGGTCATCGGCGCGCTGCGCGAGGGCGGCTCCCGCCCCAAGGGCCAGTCCTGCACCGGCTCGGTCGTGGGCAAGCGCAGCATCCTCGTCGCCGCGCACTGCTACGACCTCGCGGGCACGAAGACGTTCCTCTACGGCCTCGACGACCTGTCCGTCGGCACCGGCACCACGCTGACGGTGAAGTCCTACGAGAAGCACCCGAAGTACGTCAACTTCGACCAGGGCTACGACGTGGCCGTGGTGACCACCAACGAGGACATCCCGCTCTCGCAGGACAAGTGGGCCAAGTTCGCCACCTCCGCCGACGCGGGCAACGTCTGGAAGGTCGGTGACTCGGCACTGAGCATCGGCTACGGCAAGAAGACCCACGACGACGTCCCCGCCGACGTGTCGCTGGACAAGCAGAACTTCCCGATCGTCAACGGCGACTCGGTCTGCCAGGGCGTCGGCGCCGGGTTCAAGTCCGCGTACATGATCTGCGCGGGCTACCCCGACGGCCGTTCGACGATCCTGCCCGGCGACAGCGGCGGCCCGCTGGTGGTCAACGGCAGGCTCGTCGGCGTCGCGTCGTGGAGCCGCTCGGACTTCAAGTGGTACGGCATCTGGGCCCGGCTCGACAACGAGATGGGCGACTGGGTCAAGGAGAAGGTCGGCTCGACCACCCCGCCGACCACCGAGTTCGGCGTCGCGGTGAACCCCTCCTCGGTGCGGGTCAACGCGGGCTCCAGCGGGTCGGTCGCGGTCAACACGACCGCCGGGTCGACGCCGGAGGACGTGGCGCTGTCGGTGACCGGCCAGCCCTCCGGGGTCGAGGCGGTCTTCCAGCCGACGTCGATCAAGACCGGTGAGGGCGCCAAGCTCTCGCTCAGCGTGGCCTCCGGCACCCCGGACGGCACGCACACGCTGACCGTCACCGGCAAGACCGCGTCGGGCACCAAGCAGGCCAACCTGACCCTCACCATCGGCCAGGGCGGCCCCGGCGGCGAGTTCGGCCTCGGCGTCAGCCCCGCCGCGCTCAAGGTCGACCCGGGCAAGAACGCGTCGACCAACATCACGAGCACGGTCGGCGGCGGTGGCGCGGTGACCGTGTCGCTGTCGGCCAGCGGCCTGCCCTCGGGCGCCGAGGCGGTCTTCCAGCCCACCTCGATCACCTCCGGCCAGACCGGCAAGCTCACGGTCACCACGACGTCGAGCACCCCCAAGGGCGAGTACCGGGTCACCATCACCGGCACCTCGGGCTCGGTCAGCAAGCAGGCCACCCTCACCCTGACCGTCGGCGACGGCGGCCAGGAACCCCCCACCGGTGGCCTCACGGTGACCCTGTCCCCGTCCTCGGGCACGGTCGCCAAGGGCGGCGCGGCCTTCCCGCAGATCCGCGTGACCGGCGGCACCGGCCAGGTAACCCTCTCCACCAGCGGTGTCCCCTCGGGCGTCACCGCGCAGCTGGTCCCCGCGACCATCAGCGGTAGCCAGACCTCGATGTTGTTCCTGACCGCCTCCTTCTCCGCGGCCCCAGGTACCTACACCATCAAGGTCACAGCCACCGGCGGCGGCAAGACGGGCAGTGCGAACTACACACTGACCGTGCGGTAA